In the genome of Montipora foliosa isolate CH-2021 chromosome 3, ASM3666993v2, whole genome shotgun sequence, one region contains:
- the LOC137996744 gene encoding uncharacterized protein, protein MLNLVTVRMMVTRIFLLLCLFQVTLTQVSVNSNMKSFSYAIKNGWITSNVEKTLYEHDTGEPGVITEQWFTGSTMNQDSRIRIYIDGELEANLDFDLFLAHGLGFTEKQDIENIPWGTRRIAHTANGGIYNTIRIPFSRSFRVTATTQSTGFFWYIVRGVENYPVVLGDLILPSNTRLRLYKNENFLLTPLEFLPLADIKSSAGALFMVTMVAESSNLVFLEGCMRAYIDGSNKTTWLSSGTEDFFLSAFYFNEGLYHLPNAGLTFLDRHGRVSAYKFFDNDPLLFTKSFELWWRCSDMTIDKDIHGCPNTWPDPTPPRDREFFTKYAAFKDKLYSKGAALHKDNLDSKLHFSGKEELSSEEIITLKQKIAKEGPVGNMPMAPATVTTYTWVYEW, encoded by the coding sequence ATGCTGAACTTGGTAACTGTCAGAATGATGGTGACACGAATTTTCCTTCTTCTGTGTCTTTTTCAAGTGACATTAACACAGGTTTCTGTTAATTCAAACATGAAGTCGTTCTCCTATGCCATAAAGAATGGTTGGATAACATCCAACGTAGAGAAAACTCTTTACGAACACGACACTGGCGAACCTGGTGTCATAACGGAGCAGTGGTTCACAGGGTCGACGATGAATCAAGACAGCAGAATAAGAATCTACATTGACGGTGAATTGGAGGCAAATCTTGATTTCGACCTGTTCCTCGCTCATGGATTAGGATTTACTGAGAAACAAGACATAGAGAACATACCGTGGGGAACTAGACGAATTGCTCACACCGCTAATGGCGGAATATACAACACAATTCGCATCCCGTTTAGCAGATCATTCCGAGTTACTGCTACCACACAGAGCACTGGTTTCTTTTGGTACATCGTCCGAGGAGTGGAGAATTATCCTGTAGTCTTAGGCGATCTTATTTTACCCTCAAACACAAGATTAAGGCTCTATAAAAACGAGAACTTCCTCTTGACACCATTGGAGTTCCTTCCATTGGCGGACATCAAGAGCTCAGCGGGAGCATTATTTATGGTGACAATGGTTGCAGAAAGCTCGAATCTTGTATTTCTTGAGGGCTGCATGCGAGCATATATCGACGGCAGCAACAAAACAACTTGGCTTTCCTCTGGTACGGAGGATTTCTTCCTGTCTGCATTTTACTTCAACGAGGGATTGTATCACCTTCCAAATGCCGGCTTGACTTTCCTTGACAGGCACGGACGTGTTAGTGCATACAAGTTTTTCGACAACGACCCATTGTTGTTTACAAAATCCTTCGAGCTTTGGTGGAGATGCAGTGACATGACCATTGACAAAGACATACATGGTTGTCCCAACACTTGGCCAGATCCTACACCTCCAAGAGATAGGGAGTTTTTCACAAAATATGCTGCATTCAAAGATAAGCTCTACAGTAAAGGAGCAGCTCTGCACAAAGATAATCTTGACAGCAAACTGCATTTTTCTGGGAAAGAAGAGTTGTCCTCTGAGGAGATAATCACACTGAAGCAAAAGATTGCAAAGGAAGGTCCTGTAGGCAATATGCCAATGGCGCCCGCAACAGTAACCACATACACATGGGTGTATGAATGGTGA